The Leishmania mexicana MHOM/GT/2001/U1103 complete genome, chromosome 31 DNA segment AACTGCGCCGCTACACCTACCAACTGCTGCGCGGTATCGAGTTCTGCCACAATCAAAACATCATACACCGCGACGTGAAGCCGGAAAATGTGCTCATCGACGAATCAGGACTGCTGAAGCTCTGCGACTTTGGCTTTGCTCGACAGACGTCGGCCAAAGGCAAGTACACAGACTACGTGGCAACGCGCTGGTATAGGgcgccggagctgctcgtcgGAGACGTGGCCTACGGCAAGCCGGTGGACGTGTGGGCGCTAGGGTGCATGTTTGCCGAGCTCTCCGATGGACAGCCACTCTTCCCCGGCGAGTCGGACCTAGACCAGCTATGCCTGATTATGCAGACCTGCGGgccagtgccgcagcgcctaGTTTTCATCTTCATGCACAACCCGCTGTACAACGGCATCAGCTTTCCGCACACCGACATCCTGTACACGCTCAAGGATCGCTACCATCGCGAGTCGAACGACTGGATCGAGTTCCTCAGCTCTTGTCTCCACACGGacccggcgcagcggctgacgTGCACGGAGCTTATGGAGCTCCCCTACTTCACGCGTGACGGCTTCCGCGATCGCTATGAGGCCGAGCTGCGGGCTGCAACGGGCCTGCCTCAGCTGCGGTCCACTCCCACGACGTCGGCGCCTTCGACACAGCGGCGTGCGCCGGATCAGGCAGCTGCTTTAGGAGGCGACATCAAGGCAGACGCCGTCGTgcctccacacacgcgccgctcGAGTGAGAATATTtcaccggcgctgcagggACAACAACCGCCCACGGCCAAAAACAGCTTTAGCGAACCACACATCTCGAAGACGGCGCTCAAGCCTGCCGCGCACGACGCCAACCCCGGCAAGGGCAAAGGTGCAGGCGCACCAACGCTCAGGTTGACGTCTCCACACAAGACGGCGTCTGAGCATcccctgcagctgccgatGATCCTCAACGTTAGCTCGGAGAGGGccatcgctgcggcgctgacggACTACTTGAATCAGATGCCCACCTCTTCGAGCACTGTGGTGTCGTCACCGGCACAGGCTACTCCAGCAGAGGTGGCCGAGGCCTTTACCAAAGCTGATCCGCTCTCCCGCTCGTGTGGggcggcactgccgctgcagacATCGCAGACCATCAACGCATCAACTACGCGAGAtaaaaagaagaagcggaaTAGCAGTTTAGCAGAGACCGAATTacaccggcgcagcagcgcaagcatCAGCAACGACACCGAGTACGCTGTGACGACAGACGGCACCAAGGGTGAACCGGCCAGGCACATCAGCGACCATCCACGGGCATCGGCCACACTTCCGCCCAACGGAGTTCGCGATGGCGGTGACTCTCACGAGCCGAGGCGCGAAGGCGAAAAGACAAAcgtgtcgccaccgctgccgtcgcacgGAGTGGCAGAGAGTAACATGCGGGCTCTCCTGACAACCGCAGCACCAGGAAAGGATGGTGGCGAGACGGCTGTGCTGAGCCACCGAGCTTTGAAGCCGGCGTCAGCGGAGAAAGCCGCGGCAACGACGGCCACAGCTttttcgccgccgccgctcaccGCCACCCACGGTGCTCCGCTGGCAGAGTGTCTGCAGGACCTCCCTGCCCTATCCCTGCACCTCCCGCGCCACTTACAGTCGGAACGGCAGACACCAGCGGCGGAGCAGCCTCAGCCGCACACCTCACTCTCTGCCGAGACCTCGATGTCGTCCTTCCACGTCCGCACGCGCAACCCACTCGCTGCAGCCTCGTCGGTGAACGATGGCGTTTCTCATGGCAAGGCAAACATTGAGACGACTGGCTCGAGCGTCGCTAAGCCACGGCTCGGCCTCTCGAACTCAAGTGTCTCAACGGCCGCCAGCGAAGTGAAGAAGCGCAAGTCCGCCAGGCACAAGAGTAACACGAGCCGCCTGCAAGACAAGGCTGTGGGGcccgtcagcggcagcgcatcgCGTCGCCCTGTCCCAGGGAACGCGTCGGACGTAGTGGCTTACCGTGCGGGGTTCGCCTCGGTGGTGAACTCTTTGAAGTCAACGGTGTCACAGTCGCTCTCTCATGTGCTGGgtcagcagcaacggcaccgCTTGCTGTCCCCAGAGTCAGACGGAGTCCACACTGCCGAACCGCACCTGCACGGTGTTGGTGCAGGCCCGAGCGCACCTGATTCCACCCGTAACCGAAACGTCGACGCAACCGGCCCACAGCCACGCAAGGAGCGGCGATGTAAACCGTTGGCTGCCTCAACACATGCTCTCCAGGGTAGTGatcagcgccatcgccagcAGTCGCAGCCTCGACTGGACGGACCACTGCACCctgacggcggtgcctctcAGCGAGCCACGGCTACCTTGATGGCTTTATCAGCGCTTCGCAACGTCTccgggccgccgccggccAAGTCCGCCGGCGACGCGAACAAGAGCAGCTACGTCCACCACACACGCTCGCACACCAACAACAACGGAGGCGAGACCGTGATCCCGGTGGTTGGTGGGGACGGCAACGACACCAACACATGCGTTACAAGTCGCGCTCGACGTCCTATAGTTgcgtgcgcggtgcacggcAACAACCGCGATAGTGACGAGCTGATGGCGACCCGCCGAGTGCAGAAGAAGAATGCCGTCGCGACACACGGCCGAACTGGCAACGGCGCTGTGGGTTCCATTGGCTGCACAGATAGCTCCACGACGTCTTCCTATCAAGCAACCAGCATTATGTATGGCGCGCCGTACCACCCCTTTGCGAGGGCCTCAAAGGTGGACGGTGATGTGTGCGGggcccagcagcggcagacccTACAGAGGCTCAAGAAGAAGATTGCCgaccaccgcggcagcggcatcgcaAACACAACCAGCAGCATTGGCTCCCGTCACTCGCTGACGCCTGCGCGGCAGATacagcaccagccgcagcTCGCGAAGGAGgatggtggcagcggcgacggcaaaACGCCCCAGTTTAATGCCGCCACAGCTGCATCCCCCGATACTGGCATCTGACCAGCTTTGTGCCGTAAATCCAATGCACAGTAGTGCACGGGCTTCTTTTTTCTGCTTTCTGTTGTCCTGTTGTTGTCCTCCGATGCACAGGATGCCACATCCTCCCTTGCTCTCTCACGTCATTcggggggggcagggggttgggggagggagcggcaCGTGGGTGTGTTGGCTGGCTCGCTCCTCCCACTTCGCTCTGTTTTCGCTGTTCTGCGTTGTATGATTTCGTCGCTTCTCGTTCTCGTTCCTTCCTTGTCGTACGtttgtgtgcgcatgcgttgCGCGCGCTCTCCTGTTGTTGAGGGGGCCGGAtggagggtgggaggggcgCGTACGAGTGCGCACACCGCACaaggcaacgccgccgctacCACAGTCTATCTTGTGCGCTACTTTTCCATTTCGTCTCCGTCTCTTCCCGAGCCTCTTGAGTGTTCCTTTCGCTGTCACCTTCCTgccgcgctgtcgccggAGCTGACGTGGGtgagatagagagaggctGAGAAGGCGCATGCTTTACTTCTCTCCTCACCCCGCACcacggacacacgcacgcacacccacccacccacactgTATCAGGCGGTACAGTAACACTTTGTTTGTTTCTTCCTTTTTTCGGTGGTGTCGATGGTAGTGGTGGTAGGGGGTGGAACAGACGAAACAActccgcccccaccccctaccCTCTCCAAGGGCAAAGGTGCGGGTATTGTGTGATGGAGCTGGTGCGAATCCCACGGGGCTGTCGTCGTTCTTAGGTCTCTTTTTTACTCGTTGTTCACGTCTGTTGTGCAAAGATTTtgacctccctctctccctctctccctctctcccccttgtTCTCCATCCTCAAAGACGTCACGGCTGAGATGGCGCAGAGAGCTTCTTAATAACTAGACGAGCGAGCGACTTCGAACGCACAACATGgatgaagcagcagcaggaaggCGTCCATCAACGCCGTGCGCATGGAACACTCGAGAAGACATACGGTCGCAACAGCTCACGAGGAAGCTCCGCGACAAGCACAGCACGCGCGAAGTGCTCATCTCGCCCTTTATCCCTACCTTCTGCGGGCGTGCTGATGTAGGCTCTTTGCAGTTCTTCTTTTGGCTCAGCCGCTCTCTGTCCCCTTATCTTCACCAGACACATGTACGTGTGAAGGGCGTTTCCCATGTATGACACGTCTTTGATGATATATATTCCTAGGCCGTTGCTTATGGGTgtgcgggaggggggtgggtgggtggtggcgggcggAGACGTGGTTTGAATGGAGGAGACGGGGAAGAGGTATCCCGTTGCAGTCGAAGGGCTAGTCAAGGGGAGACGCCATTTCTTTGCAGTGTGCGAGAGGCATCCGACACTTCAATGCCAACGCGACTTGCAGATTTGTGCGCGTAGGCTCACGCACCgctccttctttttcttcgaCACTCCTCAcccaccactgctgccgtctctctctccttctctgcgAAAGGGCCCCCTCCTCATTCTGTGCGTGGATGACTATCCTGCTGTGCCTCTCGCTTTgatgccctcctctcccctctttctcGTGTCTTTCCCTTTTCCCGCCCACCatcccccccctcaccctaCGCCCACAGATGCCGACATCGCACCGAAGAGAACCGTAGACTCAGAAAAGCAAAGCAGATGTCGCTCAACATGCTTTTAttctcttcgttttcttttttgttgcttCGCTTCATTTGAaggtcgctgctgcagctctttGTCTCTCTGCTCTTTTCCTCGGTCTTAATAGGTTTCACGACTTTACTGATGTACTCATCCCGCCCCCCGCCTGCCCGCCGCCTGCCCGCCGCCTGCCCGCCGCCTGCCCGCCGCCTGCCCGCCGCCTGCCcgccgccgtgtgcgtgtctttgTCGATTTTCTGTGCTTACTTCAAGGATCTCCGCCTCTTGTTCCCTTTCTTCCTTTTGAACTTTGCATTCGTACGCGAggctccttttttttctgcgcgTATACATGTGTACACCTGTACGTCTGTAGGTGCTCGTGCGTcagtgcgtgtgtctgtacGCTACGAGCATGTCTGTGGGTGCGCTAAGCTGTATGTAGATACCCTCTCTCTTGTCTGGCTGTCGATGTCGTCCTTTCTTTCTGCTTTCTTACCATGACTGCCTTCGTGAAGCTGTTCGTGGTTGTGGACGTGCGCGCTTGAGTGGCGCTTGGTATCTCTGACTGTGCATTTTTGGAAGCTGGTGCTGCAGTCCGTAACGGAACGACAAACAACGCAAGAATACGTGAGCACAGGTGTGAAAGAAGGCGGCGCGTGCTGAGGCGACGATGATCGACAACACCCATAGAAGTATCTCTCCTGCGAAcgctggggggggggcgctgcTTCCTCTGCGTGAGCCACTGCATCGTCGTCCCATCTctctgcctgctgctcctgggGTGCACAGACAACTGTCCCCAGGTGTAGGCTACCCTGGAATCAAGTCGATCAGCACTGTAGGCGCCTGAGTGCGTGCAGCGGGCCTCCTCGACAGTGCTTTCCTCTTATTCTGTCTTCAtcctgcctcctcctcctcctgcaaaaaaacaaacacccccctccccccacacccacccacataCCCACACAAGcccacaagcacacgcgcttCAGGTTTTCGTCTACGATTGCCACTTGCCACTACGCTGAACCTCTTGTCCCCTCCTTTGACTGGTAGCcagtacccccccccccccattgTACATACTTGTATCGACCATGCGGATCGTCATCTCCGAGACGGCGGACAAGGTGGCGGACTACACGTCTAATTACGTGATCAAGTCCATCAACGATTTCAAGCCAACGGTAGACCGGCCGTTTGTGCTTGGGCTGCCGACGGGCGAGACGCCGATGCGCACGTACCAGAAACTGATCGTTGCGTACCGCGAGGGCCGCGTGTCGTTCAAGAACGTGATCACGTTCAACATGGACGAGTATGTGGGGCTGCCAGCGGACCACCCGGAGAGTTACCACTACTTCATGAAGCACAACTTCTTCGACTACGTAGACATCCCCGAGCAGAACCGGCACATCCTGAACGGAAACGCGCCGGATCTGATCGAGGAGTGCCGTCAGTACGAGGAGAAGATCCGGGCTGTTGGCGGCATCCACCTGTTCCTCGCCGGGATCGGGACGGACGGACACCTTGCGTTCAACGAGCCCGGGAGCAGCCTGTACAGCCGCACGCGCGTCAAGAGCCTGAACGCGGAGACGAGGGAGAGCAACGCGCGGTTCTTTGACAACGACGTGTCGCGTGTGCCGACGATGGCGCTAACGGTTGGGCTGCGCACAATCATGGAGGCCAAGGTTGTGCTGATGATTGCCACTGGTGCCGGCAAGGCTCTCGCGGTCGCGCGGTGCGTGGAGGGCGGGATCACACACATGTGCACTGCAACGATGCTCCAGATGCACcccgccgcggtgctgtGCCTGGACGAGGACGCGACGCTGGAGCTGAAGGTGCGGACGACGCGCTACTTCAAGTTGCTGCTGAACACGGAGAaagcgctggaggagcgccAGAGCAACATG contains these protein-coding regions:
- a CDS encoding putative kinase, which codes for MEAYETLGILGEGTYGVVVKARSRVTGKLVAIKRFKQTEQDEHVRKTSSREVRMLQLLQHPNVIRLEDVFRREGKLYLVFEFIDHTILQLLESTTRGFHRHELRRYTYQLLRGIEFCHNQNIIHRDVKPENVLIDESGLLKLCDFGFARQTSAKGKYTDYVATRWYRAPELLVGDVAYGKPVDVWALGCMFAELSDGQPLFPGESDLDQLCLIMQTCGPVPQRLVFIFMHNPLYNGISFPHTDILYTLKDRYHRESNDWIEFLSSCLHTDPAQRLTCTELMELPYFTRDGFRDRYEAELRAATGLPQLRSTPTTSAPSTQRRAPDQAAALGGDIKADAVVPPHTRRSSENISPALQGQQPPTAKNSFSEPHISKTALKPAAHDANPGKGKGAGAPTLRLTSPHKTASEHPLQLPMILNVSSERAIAAALTDYLNQMPTSSSTVVSSPAQATPAEVAEAFTKADPLSRSCGAALPLQTSQTINASTTRDKKKKRNSSLAETELHRRSSASISNDTEYAVTTDGTKGEPARHISDHPRASATLPPNGVRDGGDSHEPRREGEKTNVSPPLPSHGVAESNMRALLTTAAPGKDGGETAVLSHRALKPASAEKAAATTATAFSPPPLTATHGAPLAECLQDLPALSLHLPRHLQSERQTPAAEQPQPHTSLSAETSMSSFHVRTRNPLAAASSVNDGVSHGKANIETTGSSVAKPRLGLSNSSVSTAASEVKKRKSARHKSNTSRLQDKAVGPVSGSASRRPVPGNASDVVAYRAGFASVVNSLKSTVSQSLSHVLGQQQRHRLLSPESDGVHTAEPHLHGVGAGPSAPDSTRNRNVDATGPQPRKERRCKPLAASTHALQGSDQRHRQQSQPRLDGPLHPDGGASQRATATLMALSALRNVSGPPPAKSAGDANKSSYVHHTRSHTNNNGGETVIPVVGGDGNDTNTCVTSRARRPIVACAVHGNNRDSDELMATRRVQKKNAVATHGRTGNGAVGSIGCTDSSTTSSYQATSIMYGAPYHPFARASKVDGDVCGAQQRQTLQRLKKKIADHRGSGIANTTSSIGSRHSLTPARQIQHQPQLAKEDGGSGDGKTPQFNAATAASPDTGI
- a CDS encoding putative glucosamine-6-phosphate deaminase, whose protein sequence is MRIVISETADKVADYTSNYVIKSINDFKPTVDRPFVLGLPTGETPMRTYQKLIVAYREGRVSFKNVITFNMDEYVGLPADHPESYHYFMKHNFFDYVDIPEQNRHILNGNAPDLIEECRQYEEKIRAVGGIHLFLAGIGTDGHLAFNEPGSSLYSRTRVKSLNAETRESNARFFDNDVSRVPTMALTVGLRTIMEAKVVLMIATGAGKALAVARCVEGGITHMCTATMLQMHPAAVLCLDEDATLELKVRTTRYFKLLLNTEKALEERQSNMNRTYSKL